In a genomic window of Vicinamibacteria bacterium:
- a CDS encoding cob(I)yrinic acid a,c-diamide adenosyltransferase, producing MSISTKRGDKGETALVGGGRVSKADSRIEAYGALDELGSVMGFARSICPNERVRETTKFIQKELFHVSASLEKGLPAETVDRLTKQVEEIENIEGIIGDWALPGENTASAAYDVARTVCRRAERVLVHLRESRGKVDESVLAYVNRLSDLLWLFGRLIEKDAGVDSRLREGEGPNWSRAW from the coding sequence ATGAGTATTTCCACGAAGAGAGGGGACAAAGGGGAGACGGCCCTCGTAGGCGGTGGTCGGGTATCGAAGGCGGATTCTCGTATCGAGGCCTATGGTGCGCTCGATGAGCTCGGCTCGGTCATGGGGTTCGCACGCTCGATTTGCCCGAACGAGCGGGTCCGTGAGACGACGAAGTTCATCCAGAAAGAGCTCTTCCACGTGAGCGCGTCGCTCGAGAAGGGGCTCCCAGCCGAGACGGTCGACCGACTCACGAAACAGGTCGAGGAAATCGAGAACATCGAGGGCATCATTGGAGACTGGGCTCTTCCCGGCGAGAACACCGCTTCGGCAGCCTACGACGTCGCACGAACCGTGTGTCGCCGTGCCGAGCGGGTACTCGTGCACCTGCGCGAGTCGCGTGGGAAAGTCGACGAGAGCGTGCTCGCCTATGTGAACCGCCTTTCGGATTTGCTCTGGCTCTTCGGCCGTCTTATCGAGAAGGACGCGGGCGTCGACTCCCGGCTCCGGGAGGGCGAGGGGCCAAACTGGTCGCGCGCATGGTAG